Proteins co-encoded in one Quercus robur chromosome 8, dhQueRobu3.1, whole genome shotgun sequence genomic window:
- the LOC126694281 gene encoding uncharacterized protein LOC126694281 isoform X4 encodes MNKETRLTICEGHDGTETSNGDVLIFPDMIRYRRLTHFDVDTFVEEVLVKDGEWLPGTPERLKGSYVFVCSHGSRDRRCGVCGPALVGRFKEEIELRGLQSKISVSPCSHIGGHQYAGNVIIFGSKINGEVTGHWYGYVTPEDVPVLLEQHILKGEIVNGLWRGQMGLSEEEQNKSYELRQNLNGETNVGNKTEELTQTHKSEMHTAACQSQPEEMGCCQENGNSYCCEYPAFPEKLETQDANVGTAKVISDKKSSKKLNSRINGVKGGSARKVCAMPTWFDSWEREDMYAALAVVCAAASVAIAYSCYKQL; translated from the exons ATGAACAAAGAG ACCCGCTTGACAATATGTGAGGGACATGATGGAACCGAGACATCAAATGGGGATGTACTAATCTTTCCAGACATGATAAGATACAG GAGATTGACACATTTTGATGTTGACACATTTGTTGAGGAAGTGCTTGTGAAGGATGGTGAATGGCTACCTGGAACTCCTGAAAGATTAAAGGGTTCATACGTTTTTGTATGTTCTCATGGGTCCCGAGATCGCCGTTGTGGAGTTTGTGGACCTGCCCTAGTCGGTAGATTCAAAGAAGAGATAGAATTACGTGGTCTTCAAAGTAAAATTTCTGTTAGTCCATGCTCACACATTGGGGGACATCAGTATGCAGGAAATGTTATCATATTTGGATCAAAAATCAATGGAGAAGTCACTGGACACTG GTATGGTTATGTCACTCCAGAGGATGTACCTGTGTTGCTTGAGCAGCATATtttgaaaggagaaattgtAAATGGGCTGTGGAG GGGTCAGATGGGATTATCAGAAGAGGAACAGAATAAATCCTATGAACTTAGGCAAAATTTAAATGGCGAGACAAATGTTGGGAATAAAACTGAAGAACTGACACAAACACATAAAAGTGAGATGCACACTGCTGCTTGTCAATCTCAACCTGAGGAAATGGGGTGTTGCCAGGAAAATGGAAACTCGTACTGCTGTGAGTACCCTGCATTTCCAGAAAAGCTAGAGACTCAAGATGCCAATGTGGGTACAGCAAAGGTGATATCCGATAAAAAGAGTAGCAAGAAACTAAATTCCAGGATCAATGGTGTTAAAGGGGGTAGTGCACGCAAAGTTTGTGCGATGCCAACATGGTTTGACAGCTGGGAGCGAGAAGATATGTATGCAGCTCTCGCTGTTGTTTGTGCTGCAGCATCGGTTGCCATTGCCTATAGTTGCTACAAACAGTTGTAG
- the LOC126694281 gene encoding uncharacterized protein LOC126694281 isoform X1, with the protein MASNRDREEALTFTNPSSPITVSESLDSYLTDPNSLISSASGSFQNEGLLSGGADTVSDAEFGFSRLDFRTSRLAGSVEFYQRHVFLCYKNPKVWPARIEASEFDRVPRLLSAAVMAKKADMNKETRLTICEGHDGTETSNGDVLIFPDMIRYRRLTHFDVDTFVEEVLVKDGEWLPGTPERLKGSYVFVCSHGSRDRRCGVCGPALVGRFKEEIELRGLQSKISVSPCSHIGGHQYAGNVIIFGSKINGEVTGHWYGYVTPEDVPVLLEQHILKGEIVNGLWRGQMGLSEEEQNKSYELRQNLNGETNVGNKTEELTQTHKSEMHTAACQSQPEEMGCCQENGNSYCCEYPAFPEKLETQDANVGTAKVISDKKSSKKLNSRINGVKGGSARKVCAMPTWFDSWEREDMYAALAVVCAAASVAIAYSCYKQL; encoded by the exons ATGGCTAGCAACAGAGACAGAGAAGAAGCTCTGACATTCACGAACCCATCTTCACCAATCACAGTCTCGGAATCACTTGACAGCTACCTCACCGACCCAAATTCTCTCATCAGCAGCGCCTCCGGGAGCTTCCAGAACGAAGGGTTATTATCTGGTGGAGCCGATACCGTCAGTGACGCTGAGTTCGGTTTCTCTCGCCTGGACTTCAGGACGAGTCGACTCGCCGGCTCCGTCGAGTTCTACCAGCGCCACGTCTTCCTTTGCTACAAGAACCCCAAGGTTTGGCCCGCAAGAATCGAAGCCTCTGAATTCGATCGTGTTCCCAGGTTGCTCTCTGCTGCTGTAATGGCTAAGAAAGCTGATATGAACAAAGAG ACCCGCTTGACAATATGTGAGGGACATGATGGAACCGAGACATCAAATGGGGATGTACTAATCTTTCCAGACATGATAAGATACAG GAGATTGACACATTTTGATGTTGACACATTTGTTGAGGAAGTGCTTGTGAAGGATGGTGAATGGCTACCTGGAACTCCTGAAAGATTAAAGGGTTCATACGTTTTTGTATGTTCTCATGGGTCCCGAGATCGCCGTTGTGGAGTTTGTGGACCTGCCCTAGTCGGTAGATTCAAAGAAGAGATAGAATTACGTGGTCTTCAAAGTAAAATTTCTGTTAGTCCATGCTCACACATTGGGGGACATCAGTATGCAGGAAATGTTATCATATTTGGATCAAAAATCAATGGAGAAGTCACTGGACACTG GTATGGTTATGTCACTCCAGAGGATGTACCTGTGTTGCTTGAGCAGCATATtttgaaaggagaaattgtAAATGGGCTGTGGAG GGGTCAGATGGGATTATCAGAAGAGGAACAGAATAAATCCTATGAACTTAGGCAAAATTTAAATGGCGAGACAAATGTTGGGAATAAAACTGAAGAACTGACACAAACACATAAAAGTGAGATGCACACTGCTGCTTGTCAATCTCAACCTGAGGAAATGGGGTGTTGCCAGGAAAATGGAAACTCGTACTGCTGTGAGTACCCTGCATTTCCAGAAAAGCTAGAGACTCAAGATGCCAATGTGGGTACAGCAAAGGTGATATCCGATAAAAAGAGTAGCAAGAAACTAAATTCCAGGATCAATGGTGTTAAAGGGGGTAGTGCACGCAAAGTTTGTGCGATGCCAACATGGTTTGACAGCTGGGAGCGAGAAGATATGTATGCAGCTCTCGCTGTTGTTTGTGCTGCAGCATCGGTTGCCATTGCCTATAGTTGCTACAAACAGTTGTAG